One Zerene cesonia ecotype Mississippi chromosome 25, Zerene_cesonia_1.1, whole genome shotgun sequence DNA window includes the following coding sequences:
- the LOC119836674 gene encoding uncharacterized protein LOC119836674 has translation METKLLILSVLSIFTIVSSNDIRLGYTAASSKQIYSEIKEADPALWKRTDDIIVNAPHNEIISAVFVTDLRDDKDGEAYIESGGVGGKSVTIGLKSPSILRGYKFEIEVYTNDPNARLYSKGGGYAPYSGNVEYYPRKY, from the coding sequence ATGGAAACAAAGTTATTGATTTTAAGcgttttatctatatttaccATAGTAAGTTCCAACGATATAAGACTGGGATATACTGCGGCATCTTCCAAACAAATTTACAGTGAAATAAAGGAAGCTGATCCTGCATTGTGGAAGAGGACAGATGACATAATTGTGAACGCACcacataatgaaattattagtGCTGTCTTTGTCACTGATCTAAGGGATGATAAGGATGGAGAAGCGTATATAGAAAGTGGTGGAGTTGGTGGGAAAAGTGTAACAATTGGTCTAAAGAGTCCCAGTATCTTGAGaggttataaatttgaaattgaagtCTATACGAATGATCCTAATGCAAGATTATACAGCAAAGGTGGTGGTTATGCACCCTATAGTGGCAATGTTGAATATTATCCTAGGAAATATTGA
- the LOC119836675 gene encoding uncharacterized protein LOC119836675, giving the protein MSLKWIIIICAVISIVHSKSVIVGQVYDHNNLVRKVHEMTAEAVGIPLIKREQELHFDYPLADQKIKGIAIRDLENGLAEPSITRGGLGFGFVDIKIKSERGSGFKYLIEIYA; this is encoded by the coding sequence ATGTCTCTCAAATGGATTATCATAATTTGTGCTGTGATATCTATAGTACATAGTAAAAGTGTAATAGTTGGCCAAGTATATGACCATAACAATTTAGTAAGGAAAGTACATGAAATGACTGCAGAAGCGGTTGGCATCCCGCTGATAAAGAGAGAACAGGAGTTACATTTCGATTACCCACTAGCCGATCAGAAGATAAAAGGCATCGCTATAAGGGACTTGGAGAATGGTCTAGCTGAACCATCGATAACTAGAGGAGGCCTAGGATTCGGTtttgttgatataaaaataaaaagtgaacgTGGATCaggctttaaatatttaatcgagATATACGCTTAG